A genomic window from Silene latifolia isolate original U9 population chromosome Y, ASM4854445v1, whole genome shotgun sequence includes:
- the LOC141632132 gene encoding uncharacterized protein LOC141632132 produces MPFGLKNAGSTYQRLVNRMFKEEIGRIMEVYIDDMVVKSEKAEQHMSHLENTFSILRKYHIKLNLLKCTFRVSSGKFLGYLVTQRGIEASTEQIKEVLQLESPQKPKDVQRLTGWVAALHRFISRSSDRCRLFYGILRKSQKFEWTPEHEKAFGELKQYLSTPSLLSKSEQGEPLYLYLSVTEVAVSAVLVREHVECPARRQQGCNHLVDIEAGILCTATPYEETDDWRKPYISWLRDEVLPPNQKDARSFKMQSSRFVLIDGILYRKSLAGAYLRTEDYCARWNIKLFKSTPRNPQSNGQAESNNKIVMNNLKRRLEEIGANWADELPFVQWSDRTTPKVATGQTPFSLVYGAEAVIPSKVQMPTHRYANGTEERNQVKMASSLDTIDELRTSAKIRMAAYKQTAARSYNKNVRLRTLQVGDLVLRKVFPNTKNQSEGIFAYNWEGPYRIEGIVGNGAYKLETMDGEAVPRSWNIIHLKKYYI; encoded by the exons ATGCCTTTTGGCCTCAAAAATGCTGGTTCCACCTATCAACGCCTGGTGAACAGAATGTTCAAGGAGGAGATAGGGAGAATAATGGAAGTAtacattgacgatatggtagTTAAATCTGAGAAGGCAGAACAACACATGTCCCACCTGGAAAATACCTTCTCGATCCTCAGAAAATACCATATAAAGTTGAACCTCCTGAAATGCACTTTTCGAGTCTCCTCGGGGAAATTCCTGGGGTACTTGGTAAcgcaaagagggatagaggccagcacgGAGCAAATCAAAGAAGTACTACAGTTAGAATCTCCACAGAAGCCAAAGGACGTACAGAGGCTCACAGGATGGGTAGCAGCCCTACACCGGTTCATATCAAGGTCCTCAGACAGGTGTCGACTGTTCTATGGCATCCTGAGGAAGAGCCAGAAATTTGAATGGACGCCGGAGCATGAAAAGGCGTTTGGGGAACTCAAGCAGTACCTAAGCACCCCTTCTCTTCTCTCCAAGTCAGAACAGGGAGAACCACTGTACTTGTATCTGTCGGTAACAGAGGTGGCTGTAAGCGCTGTATTGGTACGAGAGCACGTGG AATGCCCAGCAAGACGCCAGCAAGGCTGCAACCACCTAGTGGACATAGAAGCAGGGATACTGTGTACTGCCACACCCTATGAAGAAACTGATGATTGGCGCAAGCCTTACATTAGTTGGCTACGTGATGAGGTATTACCACCTAACCAGAAAGACGCCAGGAGCTTCAAAATGCAATCCTCCAGATTCGTACTCATTGATGGTATCCTATATAGGAAGTCCTTGGCAGGAGCCTATCTGAG AACAGAAGATTACtgcgccaggtggaacatcaagcTGTTTAAGTCCACTCCTAGGAATCCACAgtccaacggtcaggcagaatccaacAACAAGATAGTCATGAACAACCTGAAAAGAAGGCTGGAGGAGATAGGAGCCAACTGGGCAGACGAGCTCCCCTTTGTACAGTGGTCTGATAGAACCACCCCCAAAgtggcaacaggtcaaacaccattCAGTCTGGTATATGGGGCCGAGGCAGTTATTCCCTCTAAGGTGCAAATGCCGACGCATCGATATGCTAATGGCACCGAAGAAAGGAACCAGGTAAAAATGGCCAGCAGCCTGGATACCATTGATGAGCTAAGAACCAgcgccaaaatcaggatggcagccTACAAGCAGACAGcagccaggagttacaacaaaaacGTAAGACTGAGAACACTACAGGTAGGGGACCTGGTACTCAGGAAGGTATTCCCAAACACCAAGAATCAGAGTGAAGGTATATTCGCCtataactgggaaggtccctaccgcaTAGAAGGCATCGTGGGTAATGGGGCATACAAGTTGGAGACTATGGACGGGGAAGCTGTCCCTAGGTCCTGGAACATCATTCACCTTAAAAAGTATTATATCTGA
- the LOC141632131 gene encoding uncharacterized protein LOC141632131: MTLYDGTEDPLEHINQYKQKMMVVATTWPEKEACMCKGFGSTLSGAALQWFVNLPNKSISSFAELVNVFNQQFVSSRKPEKLSSDLYRIVQRFEESTRDYLARFNVEKISIPRCDPTTTVNAFRGGLHRNSDLYKDVTKHPCATFEEVKQMAEATYRLEEDEDRRDLYVRE; encoded by the coding sequence ATGACGTTGTATGATGGAACAGAGGACCCGCTAGAGCACATCAACCAGTACAAACAGAAAATGATGGTGGTTGCAACAACATGGCCTGAAAAGGAAGCatgtatgtgcaaaggattcggttcCACCTTGTCAGGAGCCGCACTCCAGTGGTTCGTTAACCTTCCCAACAAGTCTATTTCCAGCTTCGCAGAGTTGGTAAACGTCTTCAATCAGCAGTTCGTAAGCAGTCGCAAGCCAGAAAAATTATCCAGTGATCTATACCGGATCGTCCAGAGGTTTGAGGAGTCCACCAGGGATTATCTCGCCAGATTCAATGTGGAAAAAATATCTATCCCTAGGTGCGACCCTACAACAACAGTCAATGCCTTCAGAGGAGGACTACATCGCAACTCTGATTTGTACAAGGATGTCACCAAGCACCCATGTGCCACCTTTGAGGAAGTCAAGCAAATGGCAGAGGCTACTTATCGCctagaggaggatgaggatagaaGGGACCTGTACGTAAGAGAGTAG